CTGGGTTAAAGGAATTAACAATACAGCCGTAACTTACGAACAAGATATTAATGAAGCTTGGGGTAATGTTCAAACTTCTTACCAAAGAAGAAATGACCTAATTGGTAATTTAGTAAACACTGTAAAAGGAGCTGCTGACTTTGAAAAAAGTACATTAACAGCTGTTATTGAGGCTCGCGCCAAAGCAACATCCGTAAAAATTGACCCAACTAATATCACTCCAGAACAGTTAACTCAGTTTAATCAAGCTCAAAGTGGTGTTAGCAGTTCATTATCAAGATTATTAGTAACTGTAGAAAAATATCCTGACTTGAAAGCCAATGAAAACTTCTTGAAATTACAAGATGAATTGGCTAGTACAGAAAACCAAATTTTAACTGCAAGAACTCGTTTCAACGAAGCCGTTAAACCTTACAACACGCATATTAGAACGTTCCCAAACTCTATATTTGC
Above is a window of Flavobacterium sp. 123 DNA encoding:
- a CDS encoding LemA family protein, encoding MKRFLPWIIGAVLILGIYSWVKGINNTAVTYEQDINEAWGNVQTSYQRRNDLIGNLVNTVKGAADFEKSTLTAVIEARAKATSVKIDPTNITPEQLTQFNQAQSGVSSSLSRLLVTVEKYPDLKANENFLKLQDELASTENQILTARTRFNEAVKPYNTHIRTFPNSIFAGMFGFKEKPYFEAAVGADKPVEVKF